From the genome of Mucilaginibacter paludis DSM 18603:
TCCCTTTACCAGGCACGAGCTCGCTGAATATACCTTAACCCACTTCCTCACCTCGCAATACCACCCCGACCTGCAAACGTTACTGGGCCAGTAATAAACCCGAATGATAAGAGCTGATGCGTTTACGATAAGACGACTTACTAAGCTTTGTATTTAGCAGAAGCGTAATTATGAGTAACGAACCCGGCCAACCGGAAATAGGGATGACGTTTGAACCTTATAGATTACCAAGCGCAGGTAGGATATGTACGCAAAAGCCCGACTGCACGCCGGGCCGGGAGCTGGCCTCGCGGGTGGAAGGATCGGGCAGTTTTGACTTTTTTGTTCTTTTTGCCAAGAAAAAAGAAACAGCCCTTCCCGCGGCGATTGAGCGGGCCGATGTTTTAAATTAAGAGCTACTGATTATTAACGCAAAATAAGCGATTGACAATCAGCGCACCCGATATGCTGCATACTTATCGCGCGCAAAAGCTCCCCCCTCACGTCGGGATGACATGATGGAGAGAGATTCAGTATTGACAATCAACAACTTAACAAAACGTCATTATAAATAATAGACTCGACCAACCGGAAAAAACAGGGATGACGTTTGAACCTTATAGATTACCAAGCGCAGGCAGGAAATGTGCGCAAAAGCCAGACTGCACGCCGGGCCAGGAGTTGGCCTAGCGGGCGGAAGGATCGGGCAGTCTTGACTTTTTTGGTTCTTTTTGTGTCAAGACAAAAAGTAACAAGCCCTCCCGCGGCGATTGAGCGGGCCGATGTTCTAAATTATGAATACTGATTATTAAAGCAAAATAAGCGATTGACAATCAGCACACCCGATATGCTGCATACTTATCGCGCGCAAAAGGTCGTATGTATGAAATGGTTCGATAGATGATGTAAAAGAGTTCTTGAAAAAAAGGTTGTAGCTTAATAGTGAACCATTAACAAACACTTTAAACCAAGAACTCATGAAACAAGGTACACAATTAGATTTTAGCGGACAAACTATTTTTGTTGGCATAGATGTCCACAAGAAGTCCTGGAAGGTCAGCCTTCGCAGCACCCATATGGAGCTAAAGACGTTTTCCCAGGAACCTTCACCTAAGGCCTTAAGCGGGCATCTACAACAGAACTATCCTTCGGCCGATTACAGGCTCGTTTACGAAGCCGGTTTTTGCGGCTTTGGCTATCAGCGACAGTTTAGTGAGCTGGGGATGTCCTGCATCGTCGTAAATCCTGCCGATGTCCCGCTGACAGACAAGGAAAAGCAGCGCAAATCAGATACGGTCGATTGCCGGAAACTCAGTAAAACATTAAGTGAAGGAGCCCTGAAAGGTATCTTCGTGCCTGGCATCGAGCAACAGGATGACCGCGGTATTATCCGTGTTTACCAGCAAATGATCAAAGATCAGACACGCTATAAGAACCGAATAAAAGGATGGCTTAACTTCCAGGACCAGTCGGTGACGGTAGACACCGATAAATACTGGTCGAATCATTATATCTGCCTGCTCAAGGCCCTTTGCTTGCCTTCATCAGCACGGATCAACCTGGATATTCTGCTACAGGGATACCAGCAGACCCGTATCATGGTACTCACAGCCACCAGGGAAGTCAGAGCCCTATCCAGGCAGCCACGTTATCAACA
Proteins encoded in this window:
- a CDS encoding IS110 family RNA-guided transposase, with translation MKQGTQLDFSGQTIFVGIDVHKKSWKVSLRSTHMELKTFSQEPSPKALSGHLQQNYPSADYRLVYEAGFCGFGYQRQFSELGMSCIVVNPADVPLTDKEKQRKSDTVDCRKLSKTLSEGALKGIFVPGIEQQDDRGIIRVYQQMIKDQTRYKNRIKGWLNFQDQSVTVDTDKYWSNHYICLLKALCLPSSARINLDILLQGYQQTRIMVLTATREVRALSRQPRYQQIIKLIRTIPGIGEITALLFVTEIGDIERFDSLDALCGYVGLVPDMHSSGDQKIILGLTKRAHHQLREKLIEASWIAVRLDPAMTLAFNNLCKKMKKNKAIIRIAKKMLNRIRFVMKNQKPYVTSVVK